The window GCACGAGCGGTATCCGCCGCCCGCCGTGGAGCCCGTCACCGGGTACGTCGAACAGGCCAAGGACCGGCTGGTGTTCGCCACGACCCACCTCAACGGCTGCCGACAGGCCGACGACTTCGCCGACCGGACCCGGGCCGCGGCCCACCTGCGTGCCGCCGAGGGCGCCATCGCCCAGGCCGACACCCTGACGACCGCGATATCCCGCCTGACGGCGCACCTGGCGGAGGCCGCCGCCCTGGTGCCGCCGACGCTGACGGGCGCGGAGGCGGAGCTGGCCGTGGCACGGGAACCCGAGGGCGAGAAGGCGGAGGACGGGGCGCGCCCACCGCGTCCTCCCCTGGCCGCCGGTGAGCTGCGGGCCCGGCTCGCGCACGCCGACGGAGTGCTGGCCGGCGTCCGCGCGGAGGCGACCTCGGGGCCGTACGACCCGCTGGACGCGCTGCGCCGGATCACGCGGGCCGTGGCACGGCTGGGGGCGGGGCGGGCGGGCGTGCTGGCCGCCGCGGCGGTGCTGGTGGCCCGGAGTTCCGTCGCCGGGGCGGAGGAGTTCACGGCGGTGCACCGGGGCGCGGTGGGCGCGGAGGCGCGGGCCCTGCTGGCCGAGGCGACGCGGTCGCTCGCCGCGGGGGACGCCGAACCGGCCGACACGGTGTCACGGCAGGCCCGGGACCTGGCCGAACGGGACGTACGCACGCACGGCACCCCGTACGTCGGCACCGACGGCGACCCGGCGGGGCCGGCCGGGGCCGTGCTCGGCGGGATCCTCCTGGCCGAGGACCCCGACGGCGGCCCCCCGGCCGCCTACGGCGGCCCGGCCACCCGGGGCAGACACCACTTCCGCCCGGCACCGTGACGGAGCCCCGACCCGCCGCACCCGGCGAACGGGCACGTCGGCGGGACCGCGACCGGTGACCCGCACCGACGGCAGGCCCCGGCCGCAGACTCCCGGCCCAAGGCCGCGACAGCCACCCGGAGGACACCACTACCGGCCGACACCCCGACAGACCGCGCCACGACCGGCCGTACCCGGCGAGCGACAACGTCGGCGGGACCGCGACCGGTGACCGCACCGACGGCAGGCCCCGGCCGCAGACTCCCGGCCCAGGACCGCCACAGCCACCCGGAGGACACCACTACCGGCCGACACCCCGACAGACCACGCCACAACCGGCCGTACCCGGCGAGTGGCCGCCCCGGCGGCAGGCGTCGCCCTATGCTGCCCGGCCGAGGATTCGCCCGGTGTCAGAAGAGGCTGAGCAGGGCCTCCGCAGGGTCGGTCAGGCCGGTCTCGCCGCCCGGCAGCGGCAGCTCGAACCACACCGTCTTGCCCCGGGGTGTGCGCCGCGATCCCCATGCCGCGCTCAGCAGTCCGACCAGTTGCAGACCCCGGCCGCCCTCGTCCGTGTCGCGGGCCCGTCGCCGCCGGGGCTGGACGAGCCCCGAGTCCCACACCTCGCACACCAGGGTCCGGTCCAGCAGCAGCCGGAGCCGTATCTCCCCCTCGCCGTACCGCAGCGCATTGGTCACCAGCTCGCTCACCAGCAGTTCGGCGGTGTCGACCAGCGGCTCCAGGTCCCAGCTGAGCAGCTGCCCGCGGGCGTACTCCCGGGCCCGCCCCACACTGCGCGGCTCGCGCGGCAGCGTCCAGTCGCCGACGGACTCGGCCGGCAGCCCCTGCACACGGGCCATCAGCAGGGCGATGTCGTCCTCGCCGTGGTGGGTGTCGAGCGTGTTGAGCACGTGGTCGCAGACGTCCTCCAGCGGCCGGGAGGGATCCGTGAGCGCGCCCACGAACGCCTGGAGGCCCTCGTCCAGGGGGTGGTCGCGGGACTCGACGAGTCCATCCGTGTAGAGGGCGAGCAGCGCCCCCTCGGGGAGTTCGACCTCCACCTCCTCGAACGGCTCCCCGCCCACGCCGAGCGGCATGCCGGGCGGCACGTCGAGCATCAGCGCCGCCTCGCCGGGCTCGACCAGGACCGGCGGCAGATGGCCGGCGTTGGCGAACGTACATCGCCTGGTCACGGAGTCGTAGACGGCGTACACACAGGTCGCCAGGTACACCTCGGAGAGGTCGGCGTCCCGGGGCTGCCGGGCCGTGCGCGTGGCCTGCTGGACGCCACCGGGGGTGCCGAGCCCCCGCGCGATCTCGTCCAGCGCCGACAGCACCTCGGCCGGTTCCAGGTCCAGCAGGGCCAGCGTGCGGACCGCCGTGCGCAGCTCGCCCATCGCGACGGCCGCCCGCAGGCCCCGGCCCATCACGTCGCCCACCACCAACGCGGTGCGGTGCCCGGGCAGTTCGATCACGTCGAACCAGTCGCCGCCGACCTCCGTGGCCGCGTTGCCGGGCAGGTAGCGGCAGGCGATGTCCAGTCCGGAGGCCTCCGGGTCACCGGGCGGGAGCAGGGACCGTTGCAGTATCAACGCGCGTTCGTGCTCGCGGCGGTACAGCCGGGCGTTGTCGATGCAGACCGCGGCGCGCGCGGCCAGCTCCACCGCGAGGTCCCGGTCGCGGTCGCCGAAGGGCTCGCTGCCCTTGGTCCGCGCGAACCGGGCGAGTCCGACGACCGTGTCGTGGGCGACCATCGGCACGGCCAGCGTGGACTGCACGAGGCCGCCCTCCTCGGCCGGCACGGCCTGCGGCCGGGCGGTGCGCAGAGCGTCGGCGTAGGGCGAGTTGAAGGGGAAGTGGTGGACCGCGCCGATCTCGACGGAGTCGCCGGAGCCGCTGAGGGGCGCGTCGGCGACGGCGCTGGCGAAGGCGACGCGGCGCAGTTCGGCGCTGCCGTCGGCGAGCCCCGGCGGGGCCTCGTCGCCGGCCAGCAGTCCCTGGTAGAGGTCGACGGTGGCGAGGTCGCAGAAGCCGGGGACGACCACGTCGAGGAGTTCGCGGGCCGTGGTCTCCAGGTCCAGGGAGTTGCCTATGCGGGCGCCGGCCTCGTTGAGCAGGGCGAGGTTGCGGCGGGCGGCGGCCGCCTCACGGGCGGCGGCGCGGCGGGCGGTGATGTCGGTGCCCAGCCAGGCGATGCCGATGGGCCGGCCGCTGCCGCTGTGCACGCGGTAGAGGTTGACCGACCAGTGCCGGCGCTCCTCGGATCCTGGGACGAACCCGGTGACGTGCATGTCGGTGATGGACTCGCCGCTCTCCAGCACCCGCCGCAGGGTGGCCGAGACCCGCTCGGCCTCACCGCGCGGGAGATAGTCGTGAACTCCCTTGCCGCGATGGTCGTCCGGGGTCCCGCCGAAGATGGAGGCGAACCGTTCGTTCGCCCGCCGGACCCGAAGGTCGGCGTCGATCAGCAGGAATCCGAAGGGGGATTGACCGAATATCGCCTGCGAGGCGGCGAGGTCGGTCTCGATGCTGCGCAGGGTGCGCACGTCCACGACGATGCAGACGGCGGCCTTGTCGCCCTCGGCGGTCCGGGTGGGCATCACGTAGACCTCGGCGAGGCCGTCCTCGCCACGGCCGCCGTCCACCGTGCCCGACGCCCGGAAGGGTACGACCCCGGTCCACTCCCGCCCGTCGAGGATTTCGGCCATCTTGCGCTGACCGCGGTCGCGCAGATCGGAGTCGATGAACGCCTCTATGGGGTCCATGCCCACGGCGCGTTCGGCGGGGATGCCGAGCAATTGCTCGGCGCGCAGGCTCCACTGGTCGACCAGACCGCCGGGACCGATGGAGAAGGACGCGACCTTGATGTAGTCGTAGATCGAACCGGGCGGACTGCTCTGCCACATGGCGTCGCCGGGTGCCGCGGCATCCGCGGCCTGCTGCCTCGCGCCGTCCGACGGGTCCTCGGACTCCGTGGCCTTCGCTGGTATCTCGCTCACGCGAACCGTCCCCTCCAGCTCACCGCGTCCGGCACCGGTCACCGGAGGCGGCTGCCCGCAGTATCCAGCACTACGGCGCCGCACGACACGGTGTTCACGATCACAGCTCGGTCCAGGTGTTTTTCGGACCGGTCCGTGACAACACTTCCACTCTTCTAACCAGGGAACACGCCCGCGAATCACACACTCACCGACGGGCCGGGGAGCGGAGCGCGCAATCGACGGCACCCCGGCGTACGTCCGACCCCGCGCGAGCCCCCGCGTGCTCCCCCCTCACCCGGGCAGCGCCAGTTCGAACCAGACGGTCTTTCCGTTCGCGCCGGGACGGGTCCCCCAGCGGCGTGCGGCTCCGGCGACCAGTTGCAGACCGCGTCCGTTCTCGTCCTCGAGGCGGGCGACACGCTCGCGCGGCGGGTCCGGGAGCGGGTCGGAGACCTCCACGAGCAGCGCGCCGTCGAGCCCGCCGGGACGCACCAGCCGTACGCCGATGGGTCCGGTGGCGTGGCGCAGGGAGTTGGTCACCAGCTCACTGACCAGCAGGGCGGCGAGGTCGGCGAGACAGTCGAGGTCCCAGCCGTGCAACTGGCCCCGCACGGCGGCGCGTGCGGCGCGCACTGCTCCCGGTTCCGCGGGAAAGGACCACTCGGCGCAGTCGCCATCGGTCTCGATCACGCCGATCACTTCCCAGGCCAGCGAGCGCACCCATGTCCGTTTTCGTGGGGTTAATGGGCACATACCCGATATCTCGCGGGCAGTACCGCGCCGGAGGGCGCACTGTGGCACGAACGGCGTACGGCTCGTTCGGCGCGGCGGGTCGAGCGCCGGACCGGTGCCGCGCCGGGCGCCCGGCTAGAAGGAGGCCAGCGCCTCGACCTCGCGCACCGCCGCCACGTCCTGGTCGAGCCACGGCACGTCCCAGACCTCGGCCGGGGTCAGCCAGCGCAGCTCGTCGTGGTCCTGGAGGGGTTGGGGGGCCGGGGAGCCGGGGCGGAGGCGGGCGGTCCACACCTGGAGGACGTACGGCGTCCGCAGCGGCCACTCCCCCGGTACGCGCTCGACCGGCTCGGCGTCGATGCCGAGTTCCTCGCGGAGTTCGCGCACGAGGGCGTCCTCGGGGCGTTCGTCCGCCTCGACCTTGCCGCCGGGCAGCTCCCAGCGTCCGGCCAGTTCGGCGGGCGCGCTGCGGCGCGCGGCGAGCAGCCGGCCGTCGTCGAGCAGGGCGGCTCCCACCACCACGATGCGTTCGGTCCTCGGCGTCATGGGGCGGAGCCTACGGGAGGGCGCGCCTGGTCAGTTGCGCGTGCCGTCCCCGTTCGCACCGATGCGCTCCACCCAGTAGAGCTGCTTGTGCCCCCGGTCGTCGAAGCTGTCGGCGATCTTCTGGGCCTCGGCCCGTGTCGCGTACCGTCCGACGCGGTAGCGATTACCGTTGTCGTCCTGCCGTATCACGATCCAGGGCAGAGAGACCGTGTTCTCACTCATGGCCCTCACCGCCCGGGTCACTCCTTCTCGCACCGCCCCACCCTCCACGACGCTCGGCTGCGCTCGCCCGGGGCCCCCGTCCCGTTCCGGGCCCCCGCCGTGCCCCGCCTAAGGAAACCGCAATCCGCATATGCCCGAGCGTACGCCCAACCTTCACGCACCGAATACGCCTTTTCACAAAGAGGTACGCAACCAGCCAGAACGGTGGGGGCGCGCGGAGTCGAACGCGCCGTCGCGGACGACGCCCACTGGGAGGGACGTCCGTTCGGCAGAAACGGGGATCACCTGGGAGAACGGCCGGATTGCAGCGGCCCGCCGGGCAGGGGCCATGGCCGGGCGGCGGGGCGGACCGCACACCCGGTGCGCACCGGGTGTGCGCCACCTCACTCGGCGGGCGGGCGGACTCCGTGCCGCCGCCCCGCCCGGGCGGGGTTACCAGGAGACGTCACTTCACGGGCAGGTGGTACGCGACCCGGTAGCGGTCGGCCGGGATCACCACGTCGGCGGTCTCGACCGGGCGGCCGGAGGCGAAGTAGGTGCGCTGGATGACCAGGACGACATGCCCCGGAACACCGCCGAGCAGGTGCAGTTCCTCCGCGAGACCGGGGCGGGCGCCGACCTCCTCGGTGACGTTGTCCACGATGACGTCGATGGCCCGCATGCGCTCGGCCACGCCCATGCCGCCGAGGGGGCCCTCCTCGGGGAGCATCACGGGGGTGCGGCCGGTGACGGCGAGCGGCTCCCAGGAGGTGGAGAGCATCATCGGCTCGCCGCCGTCCCGGAAGAGGTAGCGGGTGCGCATGACCCGCTCCCCGGCCTGGATCGCGAGCCGGTCGGCGATGGCGGCACCGGCCTCGGCCTGCTCGCTGCTGGACTCCCAGGTGCCGCGCACCGAGGCGTCGGCCTGCTCCTGCCGGAAGGGCGTGGCACCGCCGGACGGGCGGTAGCCGGAGCGGGACACCCGCCGGGGCACGGGCCGTTCCCGCACGTACGTCCCCGAGCCGGAGCGGCCCTCGACCAGCCCCTCGGCCATCAGCACCTTGCGGGCCTCCAGGGCGACCGTGTCCGAGACGCCGTACTCCTCGCGGATGCGGGCCTGCGAGGGGAGCCGGGTGTGGGGTGGCAGTGAACCGTCGTCGATCTTCTTGCGGAGATCACCCGCGACGCGCAGGTACGCCGGCTGCTCACCGAAAGTCACTGGCCACTCCCATCAGGTTGTACAGACAGCAACAGCCTGGCAACCGTGGGTTGTGCCATGCAAGCAAAGGCCAGAGAATCACTCGATGTGATGACAAAAGAGCCGCAGGGTCTTCACGCAGGCACTTTCCTCCCTCTATAGGGGTGCTCATCTCGCGGCGCACTCACACCTGGACGACAGAGACGAGCGGGGGCGGAATGACGACGGGGACAGGCGCGCGGGGCAGGGTGGGCAGCCGGGCCGTCCGGGCGGTGAACGGGCTCACCGCACGTTGGGCGACGACCGTGCGGGACGGCACGGTCTTCTCGGCGGCCGGTGTCTGGCCGCTGCTGGCCTTCCTCGCCGACGGCGCGGCGGGACCGGCACGGTCCGAACTGGCCGAGGCGCTGGGCCTGCCGGCCGATCAGGCGGCTTCCGCGGGGCGGGAGTTGATCGCCGGCATGGCCGCCCTGCCGGGCGTGGACAGCGCCGTGGGGCTGTGGACCGGGCGGACGCTCGAGCTGCGCCCGGAGTGGGAGGCGGGGCTGCCCGCCGGGACGCACGGCGCACTCACCGGGGACGTGCCGGCGGACCGGGGAGCCCTGGACACCTGGGCGGCGGAGCGCACCGGAGGTCTGGTCGAGCGGCTGCCCCTGCCGGTGACGGACAGGACCGAACTGGTGCTGGCGAACGCGCTCGTGATGCGGACCGAGTGGCTGACGCCGTTCGACGAGGTGCCTTTGGAGACGGCGTACGGACCGTGGGCCGCCACCGAACGGCTGGGCCTGCGGCGTTCGACCGCCGTGCTCGACCGGATCGGCGTCGTGGACGCCCCGCACGGCCGGGTGACCCGGCTGACGGTACTGGGAAGCAACGCCCTGGACGTGCACCTGTTGCTCGGCGAGGAGGGGGCGGCCCCGGGCCGGGTGCTGGGAGCGGGCGTCGGCGCCCTCGCCGGGCGGCCGCGGCTGCCCTACGGGGCGGTGGGTCCCGGCCTGACCGTGCGACGGGAACGCAGCACGAGCCCCCGGCCGCCCACGCTCGACGTCACGACGGCCGCCTTCGACCTGCGCGCGAGCCACGATCTGCGGGGATCGCCACGGCTGTTCGGGCTCACGACGGCCATGGACACCGGCCGCGGCCACTTCCCCGGTATCAGCGGCGGCCACCCACTCGCCCTCGATGCGGCGGAGCAGTCGGCCACCGCCAGGTTCGGCGCGCTGGGCTTCAGGGCCGCGTCGGTCACCGCCTTCGGGGCGGTGGCGGGCGGCGTGCCCGACCTCCGGTACGTGACGACGACGGTCGACGCCCGCTTCGACCGCCCCTTCGGCTTCCTCGCCCTGCACCGGCACTCCCGGCTGGTACTGGCGGCGGGCTGGGTGACGGACCCGCTGCCGTTCCCCGAGGACCCGGACGAGGAGCGGGAGGACCGGTAGCGGCCTCTCAGGGGCGCTGGTCCTCCAGGACTTCGACACAGCGGGCGAGGAGAGCGGCCAGTGCCTCCCGCTCCTCGGCGCTGAACTCGGCGGCGAGGGCCCGCTCCACCCGTACGGCGCGGGCGTCGGCGTCGGCCAGTACGGCGCGGCCCTCGTCGGTGAGGCGGGTCTCCAGGACGTTCCTGTGCCACTCGTGCGGAGTGCGCGCGATCAGGCCGCGGTCCTGGAGGTTCTTCAGGACCGTGGTCATGGTGGGCGGCGTGACCCCGCACAGCCGGGCCAGGGCGGCCGCGGAGATGCCCGGCTTGTCGGAGAGGTGGAGCAGGGCGGCGTACTGGGCGACCGTCACGCCCGCCGGCTTCAGCACCGCGGTCTTGGTCGCGTTGAGAGCCTGCTCGGCCCGCTTGAGGTGGGAGCCGAGGCGCTCGGACGCGGGCATGGAGGTCATCACCCGCGCATGCTAGCGGGCACGTACATCCATGCCGCCTCTGGTACCCGCACCACCCCGCAGACTCATTAACGTATTGACGATCATTAGACCTCTAACTTAGCTTCGTACTCGTATTCATGGAATGGCTCAACCGAACCCGAGAGGCACTGCCACCCGTGTCCCGTTCGATCCACCGCCGCACGTTCCTCACCGCCACCACGGCCGCCGCGCTGGCCGTCGCCGCCCCCGGGCAAGCCCGGGCGGCCGGGCCGCGCGTCTCCACGGCCTTCACCCTCCCCGGCGAGCGCGCCTACCCCGAGGGCATCGCCCTCGACCCGCGCACCGGAGACGCGTACGTCGGCTCGTTCACCACCGGCGCGGTCTACCGCGCCGCCGCCGGGAGCCGCACAGCCGAGGTGTACCTCCCCGCGGGCACCGACGGCCGGACCACCGCCAACGGCCTGAAGGTCGACGGAAGGGGCCGCCTGTGGGTCATCGACTCCACCACCGGCGTCGACGTGTACGACCTGCGGGACCGCACTCTGCTGGCCCGATTCGAGGTCCAGGACGGCGAGCAGCGCTTCCTGAACGACCTCACGATCACCGCCGACGGCACGGCGTACGTCACCGACAGCGTCCGTCCGCTCCTGTACCGCGTCACCCCGGCCGAGGTGAGCCGCGCCCGCGGCGGCCGCGCCCCCCTCACCGCGCGCTACGACCTGAGCGCGGCCACGCCCCCGCAGCCCGGCGCGGCCTACACCTTGAACGGCATCGTCGCCGACCCGTCCGGACGCCTGCTCTTCACCGTCGACATGACCGGCGGCGGCCTGTACCGGGTCGCCGTGGCCGACGGATCGGTGCGCCGGGTCACCCTGCACGGCGGCGACCTGGCGCACGGCGACGGCCTGGAACTGACGGGCCGCACCCTGTGGGCCGCGCACAACGCGACCAACACCCTGACCCGCTGGCACCTGTCGGCGGACGGCACCGCGGCCCGCCTCCGGCGCACCCTGACCGACCCCGCCCTGCAGATTCCGACCACGCTGGCCCACCACCGCAACGGCCTGCTGGTGGTCCGCTCCCAGTTCGACAAGGGCGGCCCGATGGGCCCGGGCACCCCCGGGACCCCCTTCACGGTGGCCCGGGTGACGGGGCTGTGATCGCCGCCCGCAGCGATTCGACGTGGCCTTCGTGCGAAGGCCGGCCCCGGTCTGCTTCCCTCCACCGCGACAGGCCGTCGGCCACCCGGTGAGGATGAACGAGCAGAGGCCAGATCCGAAGATCGGATCTGGCCTCTGAACCGGGGTCATGCGCCTTGATCAGCTCGCTTGGCGATCAAGGGACTTCGCCCTACACGTTGAAGCGGAACTCCACCACGTCGCCGTCCTGCATGACGTACTCCTTGCCCTCCATGCGCGCCTTGCCCTTGGCGCGGGCCTCGGCCACCGAGCCGGCGTCGACCAGGTCGCCGAAGGAGATGACCTCGGCCTTGATGAAGCCCTTCTGGAAGTCGGTGTGGATGACACCGGCCGCCTCGGGGGCCGTCGCGCCCTTCTTGATGGTCCAGGCGCGGGACTCCTTGGGGCCGGCCGTCAGATAGGTCTGCAGTCCCAGGGTGTTGAAGCCGACGCGGGCCAGGGTGGCGAGGCCGGGCTCCTCGGCGCCCACCGACTCCAGCAGCTCCAGGGCGTCCTCCTCGTCCAGCTCGGCGAGGTCCTGCTCCAGCTTGGCGTTGAGGAAGATCGCCTCGGCGGGGGCGACCAGGGCGCGCTGCTCGTTCTTGAAGTCCTCGTCGACCAGTTCGTCCTCGTCGACGTTGAAGACGTAGAGGAACGGCTTGGTGGTGAGCAGGTGCAGGTCGTGCAGCAGCTCGTTGCGCTCGGTGCCCTGGACGATGCCGTGCGCGAAGAGCGTGTCGCCCTTCTCCAGGATCTCCTTGGCCTCCTCGACGGCCTTGACCTTGGGCGCGACGTCCTTCTTGATCCGCGACTCCTTCTGGAGCCGGGGCAGGACCTTCTCGATGGTCTGGAGGTCGGCGAGGATCAGCTCGGTGTTGATCGTCTCGATGTCGTCCTTCGGCGAGACCTTGCCGTCGACGTGGACGACGTTCTCGTCCTTGAAGGCGCGGATGACCTGGCAGATCGCGTCGGACTCACGGATGTTCGCGAGGAACTTGTTGCCCAGACCCTCACCCTCGGACGCGCCACGCACGATGCCGGCGATGTCCACGAAGTCGACCGTGGCCGGAAGGATGCGCTCCGACTTGAAGATCGAGGCCAGCTGGGCGAGACGGGCGTCGGGCACACCGACGACGCCGACGTTCGGCTCGATCGTGGCGAACGGGTAGTTGGCCGCCAGCACGTCGTTCTTGGTCAGGGCGTTGAACAGGGTCGACTTGCCGACATTCGGCAGACCGACGATTCCGATCGTGAGCGACACGTTGCGACTTCCCGTAGATGAGTGGGCCAGTGGCTGCCAGGGGCCAGGAGACACTGGCCGATCCACCAGTCTACGGCGTCCCGGGGGGCAGGCTCACGGGAGCGTCGAACGCCCGGCCAACCTCCTCTCATCGGCGTGTCCGAGGGCCGATTCGACACATAAACAGACCTAAGTTGGTCCAGTGGAGCAACACAGAACGCGACCCCCGAACGACGGAAGGCGACGTGGCACGCCGCACGGCTCTCTGCCGTCGCAGGCCGGACGCCGGTCCGGCGGAGCACGGCCCGGACGGGCGGAACGGCCGTCACGACAGGTCCGGGGCGCCCGGCAGGCGCCACGGGGTCCGGGGCTGCCGGACCTCCGGCTCACCGGCCTCGGCAGCGGTCTGTTCTGCGGCGCGGCGACGTTCCTGCTCGGCTGCCTGGACTGGTTGGTGTTCGACGGATCCCTGACCCTGTACGGGGTGCTGTTCCTGCCGGTGTGCGTGCTGACCGCGCTCTGGGTGCGCGAGGGGGACGTGTTGTCCGCGCCCGTGGTCGTACCGATCGCGTTCGTCGTGGGGCTGCTCCCCGTCGCCGACGGCGACGGGGGACTGACCGGCCGCATGGTGGGGCTGGCCACCGGCCTCGCCACCCAGGCCGGCTGGCTGTACGGGGGGACGCTCGTGGCGGGGGTGATCGTGCTCGCCCGCCGGGTGCGGTGGGTACGGCGGCGCCGGCGGCGGGGCTGAGCGGGACCCCGTACCGCGGGGCGGCCGCCGCGCGCGGCGGTCCCCGCTAGCCCCGGCCCTGCCGGCCCCGGCCCTCCTGGGCCGCTCTCATCGCCGCCCCCACGATCCCCGCGTTGTTCTGCAGCTGCGCGGGGACGATCTCGGCCTCGATGCCCTCGATGAGGTGCAGGAACTTGTCGGACTTGCGGCTGACCCCGCCGCCGATGATGAACAGCTCCGGCGAGAACAGCATCTCGACGTGCGCGAGGTACTTCTGGACGCGGTGCGCCCACTGCTGCCAGCTCAGGTCGTGGTCGTCCTTGGCCTTGCTGGAGGCGCGCGTCTCCGCGTCGTGGCCGTTCAGCTCCAGGTGGCCCAGCTCCGTGTTCGGCACGAGGACGCCGTCCACGAAGACGGCGCTGCCGATGCCGGTGCCGAAGGTGAGCAGGATGACCGTGCCCCGGCGGTCCCGCCCGGCGCCGAACTGCATCTCGGCGACGCCCGCCGCGTCGGCGTCGTTGACCACGGTCACCGGCAGGCCGCCGAGCATGCCGCCGAACAGGGCGCGCGCGTCGGTGTCGATCCAGCTCTTGTCGACGTTCGCCGCCGTGCGGACCGTGGCTCCGCCGGTGACCACTCCGGGGAAGGTCAGCCCGACGGGGCCGGTCCAGCCGAAGTGGTCGATGACCTGCTTGACCCCGTCGGCCACGCCGTCGGGCGTCGCCGGATGCGGGGTGAGCACCTTGCAGCGCTCCTGGGCCAGGGTGCCCCCGTCCAGGTCCACAGGGGCGCCCTTGATCCCGGATCCACCGATGTCCACGCCGAAGATCTGCATGGCACCACGTTACGACGGACCACTGACGGTCACTACGGTGAGCGGCGGGGTGATCCGCCGGCCGTCACTCGGCGGCGGTGCCCGTGGCGCCCGAGCCGCCGCGTTCGGCGACCAGGGTGGCCGCCTCGTCGCGCAGGTCGCGGCGCAGTTCCTTGGGCAGCGAGAAGGTGATGGACTCCTCGGCCGCCTTGACGATCTCCACGTCGCCGTAACCGCGCTCGGCGAGCCACTCCAGGACCTGCTCGACCAGCACCTCGGGCACGGAGGCGCCGGAGGTGACACCGACCGTGGTGACGCCCTCCAGCCAGGCCTCGTCGACCTCGTCGGCGAAGTCCACCAGGTAGGCGGCGCGGGAGCCGGCCAGCTTGGCGACCTCGACCAGCCGCTTGGAGTTGGAGGAGTTGCGCGAGCCGACGACGATGACCAGTTCGGCCTCGGCGCCCATCTGCTTCACGGCGAGCTGGCGGTTCTGCGTGGCGTAGCAGATGTCGTCGCTGGGCGGGGAG of the Streptomyces sp. 1222.5 genome contains:
- a CDS encoding DUF6542 domain-containing protein — its product is MEQHRTRPPNDGRRRGTPHGSLPSQAGRRSGGARPGRAERPSRQVRGARQAPRGPGLPDLRLTGLGSGLFCGAATFLLGCLDWLVFDGSLTLYGVLFLPVCVLTALWVREGDVLSAPVVVPIAFVVGLLPVADGDGGLTGRMVGLATGLATQAGWLYGGTLVAGVIVLARRVRWVRRRRRRG
- the ppgK gene encoding polyphosphate--glucose phosphotransferase, with translation MQIFGVDIGGSGIKGAPVDLDGGTLAQERCKVLTPHPATPDGVADGVKQVIDHFGWTGPVGLTFPGVVTGGATVRTAANVDKSWIDTDARALFGGMLGGLPVTVVNDADAAGVAEMQFGAGRDRRGTVILLTFGTGIGSAVFVDGVLVPNTELGHLELNGHDAETRASSKAKDDHDLSWQQWAHRVQKYLAHVEMLFSPELFIIGGGVSRKSDKFLHLIEGIEAEIVPAQLQNNAGIVGAAMRAAQEGRGRQGRG